Proteins encoded together in one Urocitellus parryii isolate mUroPar1 chromosome 3, mUroPar1.hap1, whole genome shotgun sequence window:
- the Hycc1 gene encoding hyccin isoform X2, translating into MFTSEKGVVEEWLSEFKTLPETSLPNYATNLKDKSSLVSSLYKVIQEPQSELLEPVCHQLFEFYRSGEEQLLRFTLQFLPELIWCYLAVSASRNVHSSGCIEALLLGVYNLEIVDKQGHSKVLSFTIPSLSKPSVYHEPSSIGSMALTESALSQHGLSKVVYSGPHPQREMLTAQNRFEVLTFLLLCYNAALTYMPSVSLQSLCQICSRICVCGYPRQHVRKYKGVSSRIPVSSGFMVQMLTGIYFALYNGEWDLAQKALDDITYRAQLELYPEPLLVANAIKASLPHGAMKSSKEGTRCIQVEITPTSSRISRNAVTSMSIRGHRWKRHEQPDNNNDTTELGILVIPEISVTNVSGERTGNGEKGRTLGEIDAQHMQGVQETATDPRTESKGLPEIRRQKSVRKMMEDGINSPGRVQF; encoded by the exons ATGTTTACTTCAGAGAAAGGGGTTGTGGAGGAATGGTTGTCAGAGTTTAAG acACTGCCAGAAACATCTTTACCAAATTATGCCACAAATTTGAAAGACAAGAGTTCTTTAGTTTCATCACTCTATAAAGTCATCCAGGAGCCACAAAGTGAG ttGCTAGAACCTGTCTGCCATCAGCTCTTTGAATTCTATCGAAGTGGAGAGGAACAGTTGCTTCGATTTACACTGCAGTTTCTCCCAGAACTGATTTGGTGCTACCTTGCAGTCTCAGCCAGCAGAAATGTGCATAGCAGTGGATGTATTGAAGCTCTTCTTCTAGGGGTTTATAATTTG GAAATAGTTGACAAACAGGGACATAGCAAAGTATTGAGTTTTACGATTCCATCTTTATCCAAACCATCTGTATATCATGAA CCTTCCAGTATTGGGTCCATGGCTCTGACCGAGAGTGCGCTCTCCCAACATGGTTTATCAAAAGTCGTGTACAGTGGACCTCATCCTCAAAGGGAGATGCTGACAGCACAGAATAG GTTTGAAGTGTTGACATTCCTTTTGCTGTGTTACAACGCTGCCTTAACCTATATGCCCAGTGTTTCTCTTCAATCACTGTGTCAAATTTGTTCAAg AATCTGTGTTTGTGGATATCCTCGACAACATGTAAGAAAATACAAGGGTGTAAGTAGCAGGATACCAGTTTCTTCAGGATTCATGGTGCAAATGTTAACAGGAATTTATTTTGCCTT ATATAATGGAGAATGGGATCTAGCTCAAAAAGCATTGGATGATATTACATACAGAGCCCAGCTAGAATTATATCCAGAGCCATTGCTG GTTGCTAATGCAATAAAGGCTTCATTGCCTCATGGTGCCATGAAATCTAGTAAGGAAGGTACACGGTGTATTCAAGTTGAAATCACACCAACTTCCTCTAGAATATCAAGAAATGCAGTAACCAGCATGTCAATAAGAGGTCATAGGTGGAAAAGACATG AGCAACCTGACAACAATAATGATACTACTGAATTGGGCATCCTTGTCATTCCTGAGATTAGTGTCACAAATGTGTCCGGAGAGAGAACCGGAAATGGGGAAAAAGGCAGAACACTAGGAGAGATTGATGCTCAGCATATGCAGGGTGTGCAGGAAACAGCCACAGATCCTAGAACTGAGAGCAA